agatcattaacggcgccacttcgaatagtttatagacattcaaaaggtattttaggcccatataattcaaaatataattcaaaaatatcgaaggcaaatgcaaacttatctgtctagtaaccgcgctactagtcttggggaaacgaaattaatatgcttgtaataaacatactgattcccttccatttttattgtggaacgttccacattacaatttgtatatatgtatacactagacatatgtcaatcacaatgaaaaaattaactgtgatcaactctggctaacgtgagactcgaacccacatctttggattaccgatccaatgcataactaattttgccagctaaccgtccgtcatttaccgcgaatttaaccattgcaagcatggttaaacgtctttaaagggtataaaatggggttaattttgagatattaagcgtttccacgtccaaatgtccggccgttggcttcgcacggaagggtgtcggaatcgggtctcaattaaacttggccactgttcaaatttcaagctttgctctctcgcagctcaatctttggccttgcatcgctcgcatggaattaagccgctatctgaacctgcaagtttttggccctgtttggagctcaactttcgacctgttttaaaacgcttgagcattgctccttatccgatcttagctccattgtagctcggcctttggcgtcgcacgaatgcgcccgcaggaaagctccagatctttaacactatggcttcagtctttatcagcctgcgccctcgctctgctcttttgcagctcggccttgcacagaagcgcgccgcaatcggcgctccaggcgttcggccgtcagccaagcttacacttggcgttcgattcttagctgtatgcttacctgcaactcttcctctggcctcgcattgggaggcgtcgaaatcaagtcttcggtgttacatggagctcggcgttgggcctcactttttgacacaaatcggttttgttgaatcgatattggttaatgacgaagctcgattttctttggactgtcgacaagacgtttccctgatacagtcaatccgcaatttttaacttagcacaaaagataagggcatcGTTAAGATCTTCCAGCCAGAGCcttgccaagattaagaccgcctctgatgccgcgcgataccgcttatccacagtttatacgatatcatttttttcgtaccattattcaataaattatccttgaaaataaaaaatgcatttatttcataactttcttacagcaaaaacatgtttttttggtaaaagtttgatttgaattcttttttcatttaatcgaaggtgtttcaaggccacgccgccgattcgccgccgccgccgaccaattttgaccggcgcgccgccgccgactaAATGccaatcggcgctcatatctaataaaGAATTaggatatagttggtcaaactagtaaataagaacaaaaaaaaactatactcattcatccttttcttttgggtgcgagtactagtgtaagacgaagacagtatgattctctctgtctgtgtttgaaatgagacagtcctttgacaaactatagttatattataattaaacacGTCTTTACAGGTGATATTCGAATTTGTCAGTGGCATTGAAGAGAGTTTAGCAAAGAAATTAAAAGCAATAGGTGTGATAGTTAAAGGAGATATATTACCAGATTCCAGTCATGCTGAAGAGTATGACGACTCCTGCCCGTCTCAGTCTAGTGATGATGAAGATGAAATGCTTGAAGACAGGTAATTCTctacttattttataaacataactgtctagagttagaccaagctaaaatggcagcgattttgacagCCCAGACGGGTGATaagtaaacataataattacatagaagtttgacatttaaaataacacttgcaccgtctagctaggctatcaaaatcgctgccaacttagacCTGTCTGACTCTATCTGTTACAGTTTTATGTTTGATATTTTAAACTAAttgagatgaaatttggtatggagctTGTTATTTCTCATAATGATTTAGAACCTTTTCCAAAGAGTTTTTAGGGTccaattttgcttattttctgACTTCCTTATGCCCGTTGAAGGGTTAAAATCATTTCTAACAGACTGGCTAATGGGACAACATAAAAAAACCACCCATTTATCCAACATTTTTCAGTAAACCAAAAACACTGCAAGAAATGTCCCAATGCATCGTGGAGCACCCCGAGATCACCACCCTGAACCTGGATGTCACTGCCATGATGGCTTATGTCAGCAACATGACCAACGGCCACTGCCACTACCAGTTTAAACAGGTAAATGTAAATTTCTTCTGTTCGCAAAGCAGCAAAGCAAAAAACACTAACAAATATCCAAATGCATCGAAGAACACCCCAAAATCATTCTGAACCTGGATGTCACTGTCATGATGGCTTATGTCAGCAACCACTGACTTTCATTTCTCCTGTTAAAAAAATCTGTGTACACGCAGATAGGTTTAAAAAACTTTTTTCCTATCGGTTTTTTAATTGTGAcgaattataatacataacagatAACATATGTGTAACATACATTCATTGACTTCATTACGCAGTTACACAAATCTCTTTTTTGACATCAGCTATTAGAGCATACAGCCGCGACCACAACCACTTTTGAATGTTGAATTGAAAGGTTAGTTGAGAATAAATTggcttaaaaatttaaattcttATTACAGGAAGTGCTAACTCAACAGTGCGCTTGGGAGGCGGAGAGGCCCGTGAAACCTATCTTGGAGAAGATATTTGAGGGTAAGTTTTttgtattaattataaatatacctacgtaaaatacgctgatttaaactttcgtgaTTTTTACACATGTTTAAAATGTGTTAAATGtgcaacgggacttaatcgcgtatttaagttttaagatttacctccgacgtttcgaggacggcgttgtccccgtggtcgtggtgaagtGTGGGTAGTTTGAAAACCTCGCACGGTTAGAAGATATTGatatcaactttagccagtcttcccgaggccacggggacaacgccttcctcgaaacgtcggaggtaaagcTTAAAGCTTAAATACGCGATttagtcccgttgtacaatttaataataagtaaaatacTCATACTGCAGTCACAAATCTCAAAGAGTTTTTCATTGTATAAGAGGTGTCTAAAAGTCTAAGAGAAAATCGTACCTTGAATTTAAAGCTGCAGATAACATGTAGAGCGGTTGGTGGCACAATTTTTGTACATTTAACTGTTTCTCTTTACGATTTCAAGATAAAATCGTCATTTACATTATAACAACTGACACCCCGTTCACCATTTTTACGTAAAGGCAATATTTATGTGTCAGAAGATGGCGTCGCAACTGTGTAGAaagaccctttttagggttccgtacccaaagggtaaaaacgggaccctattactaagactccgctgtcggtccgtccgtccgtctgtcaccaggctgtatctcacgaaccgtgatagctagacagttgaaattttcacagatgatgtatttctgttgccgctataacaacaaatactaaaaacagaataaaataaagatttaagtggggctcccatacaacaaacgtgatttttgaccgaagttaagcaacgtcgggcggggtcagtacttggatgggtgaccgtttttttgcttgttttgctctattttttgttgatgttgcggaaccctccgtgcgcgagtccgactcgcacttggccggttttttttaatagtgttcaaaacactgacaatccaacctctagactgagcttaggccaattctttcatgaaaccgatgctgccaaaaatacgggggtgcggggggacgaggtgagcgaatcccgtgccgtgattggtccgttcaaagacacggaccaatcacggcacgggattgactcgaagatggagtaacgctaccgtatgtgtggcagagggggtagcgcgactatgctgtctagaggttggattgtctgcgGTTCAAAATAACTTTATAACAAAATAATGTTAAGAATGCCCTAATGACCTTAATCAGGGAAGAGACTGGTCTGCTGCAGAACCGCCTGGGACGACTTCGCGAAGATAGTGGAGACGCTCGGCGGCGACATGGAGAGGCGACGGACCGCCGACCTCAAGGAAAGGGTCACGGTGTACCCTGACGATTACGCAGGTTAATAACATTATCTTAAGTACACCAAAATAAAGgtaaaacaatagttatttgtacaacaagagatcaaagtttgatatttcttcgagtgcttattttgagtcccgtgcaagcgaaagattctatagtagattcacgagcgtagcgagtgaatctaatttagaatcttgagcgtagtaaggggctcaaaagcgcacgagatgtaaataactttgatctcgtgtagttcacaaaacttttcacctcagcagtgagaacatattagagaacccgaaaaatgtattccttcttcatcacttactctattcactcatgtttttttaagatatacctaccaacaattaagttttcacgtcagcagctcgaacaagggtactttgctacttaaaaacagtgagcaaaatcgaattttgctcactgagtgagcaaaatcgcattttgctcattttgtctcactcagtgagcaaaatgcgattttgctcactgtttttaagtagcaaagtacccttgttcgagctgctgaggtgaaaaatagttTATCTTTACACTGGccataatttgttgttttttgaaCGCACCTTAGAGTTTAAAAGACTTTTTCGCCGACTGAGACTACtaattaacacgcttttattaggtcgacctgtatgtaactaacttgtaatggaatcttgcaagttatatttgatccacttcccggtttccgattgagctgaaattttgcatacacatgtaagtcgggtgacaatgcaatattatggtaccatcgagctgatctaatgatggagacaggaggtggccataggaactctgtgatgaaacaacgcaacctaattgtgttaggggtttttagaattgtctcgatgagtattagttgtctgtcgtaagaaaagtacagtcagcgttaaaagcatgtaccaaaaatgaattttttgccaaaaacttattttcataCAACAGTCATCTTGAGATGAGTTGGTAGTACTTGGTAGTCGGAGATTCGAATGGAGATTAAGTAAAACCAGACATTACCGAAGATGTGTTACATATATTCTCAGTATCCAAGTATTAGAGAGAGCAACTAAATCTAAACATAACATATTTATAGGCTATTATACAATTACGTGCGTCGCATATTTATGTCGCAAGCAGTAACGTATAGTTACTGTTAATATGTTAACTTAGGCATATAGTACAATCTATTGACATTCGTTCCGATTTATTATTCTTACCGCTCTTAGTATTAGTATGACGATCATTATGAGATACCtacttgtatatattttgtttgacatgtattccgttatttatttattctgagATTCTGAATTTAACTTATAAATTGTTAGTgttaatagtttgtattgttttttgattatcattgttgacattttataattatatgttttcatgctaaattatggacgaccataatgtaaattcatatagattagcgcaagaataatttatactgtaatttatcattatgaaataaataaactaaactatgaGAAGGAGACAATTTTAACAATCCCACGACAATTTTGATTCATCTGTTACAGGGGAGGACGACCTTCCGAGACAAAAACTAAAAGTGCGCGGACATGTCCGTCTGAGGTCGCGAATTATATTCAACTTCGGGCATCGAATAAAAGCTATCACCGTGTCGGCGAATGAGGGGTTTGTCAGGGCAGCCCATCAACAGGTACCTggcttatttttacatattatcaTACGGTTTGACCGATTCGAATCTTCTAGTTCTTATAAATTGCACGATAAaggtttcgtcacacaggcgcgttttccgggcggggcatgagcggggcgcgctgcttttacatataaaacgctcacgccccgaccggaaaacgcgcctgtgtgacggaaccttaagggTCTTAGTAAAATGTACCCAGTCAAGCTTACCAGCAGCACCCAATGGAAGTCCATAATGGCCATCGGAAAGTCGCCCGTGTTTCGAaacgtttttaaatatttaggccATTTATTGTTTAGCGATTGGCGTGTTCGTGACAGTAAAGTTTTAAGGTGGCCACTGACGAGCCTTCCAACAGTCCAAATAGCGTGGCTGCACTCCAAAATCGGTCCGTGAATGTCAAAAACGTACAATGTTTTTTAAACGGCATCCTAATCGTGGATTTCCATTTGGATTTAAATCCAGCACGCCACTCCATTTGGACGTATCGGCGTGGCGACTTTAGACTGACTCAATGCAAGAAACGTACACCAAACGTGCGCCTCGCCATCTGGACGCACTGCAAACGCTCCGTGAATGTGCATAACTACGTCCATTTTTATTCAGTCTGCATGGCAATattcaatattcaataaaaaactcaaatgtctactTTTAGACCAAGCATGTTATTCTGTTGATGACTTTATGAAAGAgaatatgtaaattttactatattaacaattattattcattatttagagATTTGTAAACTTTGACCAATGTATTATTTTCATCTAGAATTGTAAATAACTATCTTATTTCAATTGTACCTGTGTGACctgtaaaatactttttaccaataaagaaactaaactaaactaaaatggCGCTGCCACCAAGAAACGACACGACAACGAATTATGGTACGAAGCATGGGCGTATGAAATGGATCAATCGTCAGTGTACTAAATAATTGGATGCCGTCCATTTGGATGAATCCATTGTAACGGAATCCATTTGGAAGGCTCGTCAGTGGCCTGCTTTATATTTTCTTCGTGGTATATATTTTGATTCCCTGaggtgtttacattatttatatCGTTACGTTAGCTAACTTTAAGGTACTTTAACTAATTTATAATACAAAAGCTATGATTGATTGTAGTAGAGAGATAATCTAAGAAAAAACATGTCctctagcatagagaaaaaaatacatagagtgctcactccatacatcagttttagtaccaaaaagactattagcatctagcattgagtagcggaactatcagtactgctacttgacaatagatgtagcaccgaccggaaagtcttatgctgttgagataagactttccggtcggtgctacatctattgtcaagtagcagtactgatagttccgctactcgatgctagatgtagacactgaaattaatagtctgaactgatgtatggagtgagcactctatgtatttttttctctatgcctctaGTAAGCTAGCCGAAAGGGATGGcggtgtacagtcgccatcagatatatcggagtggccaaggcgttcacaacatctgaacacgcactcttagccttgacaatagaggtgtgttcagatatttgtgagcgccttggccgctccgataaatctgatggcgattgtacctACTGCGACATTGTGTGGTGGGTTTGGTGGTCACTGCATGAATTGACAAACGTTAACTTTTGGCATTCAGATTTACCGCATATGTATGGAGCCGTACAGCGCCTTCTCGTTTAACTGTCACAGTCGAAGCTTggaattttcatacattttacacATATTACTCAATCAAAGGATCTTTGACCGAAGACAACATAACAAATATGTGCGTTGTTTCAGGGCGTGACATACGCAGCATTTATCCACGAGTCGCGAGCGCTGACCGAAGGCAAGGAGCCGACCGCCACCAAGTTACCCTCATGATCTTTAATATTAAACGGTTTTAGCAGAGCCTTGTGTATTCTTTAACCTTTCATATGTGTATTGTTGTTGTCCTatgggtttgttcctggttcgtcgtattcctgtttcgtcggattcctgattcgttgaaatgtgctaaaaatgcTAGAAAAAGGTGTATTCTTTaacctttcatatgtgtgttgttgttgtcctatgggtttgttcctggttcgtcgtattcctgtttcgtcgtattcctgtttcgtcggattcctgattcgttgaaatgtgctaaaaatgctagaaaaaggacgatcactggtgattacattaaatcttcatatttaggtagtaaatactggtttactgcacgacatatttaattatatgtgtataattcccacgaaacaagaatacgacgaatcaggaatccgacgaaacaggaatacgacgaaccaggaacaaaccccTCGCTCCAGCTCAAGCCGACCGCTCGTAGCTCACCAAACCGACTTAATTTATTGTAAGATATTGATTTACAAAAGAAAGTTAGTCGTTTATTATAACAAGAAAACATCCAAATTATGCGAATGGTTAGAAAACCTATCGGGAAAATAATGGGGAAAGGGAAAatttagtttatgaaaaaatgtctacgtaaaataaaataaagcgaaGAAATTCCACTGGAaaaaaataagaacaaaaagatTTACTAGGAAAGAAAtcaattttttagggttccgtacccaaagggtaaaaaacgggaccctattactaagacttcgctgtccgtccgtccgtctgtcaccaggctgtatctcatgaaccgcgatagctagacagttgaaattttcacaaatgatgtatctctgttgccgctataacaacaaatactaaaaataaaataaatatttaaggggggctcccatacaactaacacgatttttttgctctattttttgttgatggtgcggaaccctccgtgcgcgagtctgacgcgcacttggccggttttttttgttacttcCGAGTGTTTGTTTGTGACTTTTTGAGTGACGGTGCTGTCTAAATTTCTAGTTACAATTTTCACAGCTAATGTTTGTCACCGGTATGTATCAGTTTGTGCCGTGCTAAATTGCTCTTATGGCTGAATTGTTTGTCGCACATGTTACAGCTGAAAGGTTTATAGTCGGTATGTAGGCgtttgtgttctaataatgtaCTAGTATATCTAAATACCTTGTTACATATTTCACAGCTAAAAGGTTTCTCACCGGTGTGTATGCGTTTGTGTCTTAATAATGTACATTTATGTCTAAATTCCTTGTTACATATTTCACAGCTAAAAGGTTTCTCATCGGTGTGTACCACTTTGTGTAGTGTCAAGGTGTGCTTACTACTAAACTGTTTATCACACATACCACAGCTAAAGGTTTTGTCCCTGGTGTGTACGAGTTTTTGTTGTGTTAAAGTGGAGTTGTGTACGCGTTTGTGATCTGTTAAGCGTGTTTTTCGTGTGAATTGTTTGTTACATATATCACAGAGAAAAGGTTTGTCGCCCGTGTGTACGCGTTTGTGTTCTGATAAATGACCGCTTCTTGCAAATTGCCTGTCACACATATCACAGCTATAAGGTTTGTCGCCCGTGTGTACGCGTTTGTGTTCTGATAAATGAACCTTTCTTGCAAATTGCTTGTCACACATATCACAGCTATAAGGTTTGACACCGGTGTGTACGCGTTTGTGTACTGTTAAATGTACTTTTCGTGTAAACTGTTTGTTACATATCTCACAGATAAATGGTTTGTCGCCGATGTGTACGCGTTTGTGTTCTACTAAATGGTCGCTTCTTGCAAATTGCTTGTTACACATTTCACAGCTATAAGGTTTGACGCCGGTGTGTGCGCGTTTGTGTACTGTTAAATgtcctttttgtgtaaattgttTGTCACATATATCACAATTAAAGGGTTTCTCGCCGATGTGGATTCTTTTTTCCTCGTCGCCGAGCCCGGTATTATTGTCGCGCATTTCCTTGCAGACCTCCACAAAAATCCACTCTTTACCTGACACCTCAGTCTTGATACACTCCAAATCTGCAGCAAACACAGATATTAGAGTACCTAAGTTAAGTTAATGGTGTTAATATAGAGTAAGTTAAGTGGTGTTAGGTATTAGGTtatagcagcggtcggcaaccttttagcggcCAAGGGcacagtagttaacgaagttgacgcgggccatactttgttaatatttatgactttatcagacattgtcgtttgtcaatattacatacaaaatagccagggaagctcacgggccgcaagtgagaggTTCGCGGGTTGcatgttgccgaccgctgggttATAGGATTGTGACGCACTTTATGTAACATAAACATGATTCGCTCAAGGACTCGCGATTTGGCCAGTAAGCCCTTGCTTTTAACTGACTGGGTGGATAAGTATAATTGCGAGCAtgtataataaaagaaagagtggtCCACATAAGTTTAGATGGTCGAAGGTATCGGAGGAGGTAAATGGATGCAAACAGCAAAGGAAAGAAAAAAATGGAAAGCTATGAAGGACACCTACGTCAAAGGACTAGTTGaagttaaaaatgttaaaccaCATTAATATATGCTATGTACTGCAAACTTAAAAATGTACAATTGTGGGCATGTGTAATCATAGTAATAGCATTTAAATGACTTATTTCCACCTCTTGTCGTAATGCACTCACCAGGCTGGTGTGGCAGCTCCGGCCCCAGCACAAGCTCATCCTTGACAATGTGGTCAGAGTACAGGCCAGCTAGCTCGGCTGCCTCACTCACTCCACACAAGCCTGCAGTTTCCTGGCATTCTGGTTCCTCCTTCACACGCACCTCTTCATCCAGAAATTCAGCTTCCTCTTTTATAAATACTAAAACAATGGATAGTAAATGAATATGAATTAATAGCTAACAAACCTAATTACTTTTGCAAAAATTCATATTACATTTGAATCATAAATAAGCAATGATGAATTATAGTAATCAACTTTTAAAACTGAACTAAGAGGAAATTGTTGTAAATAATTCTGATTATTATTCAAATTAGATAACATTAtatacattataaaataaatcatactTAGTGGCCATGAACTCATACATTCCGTAACATCAGTACTGCCTTCCGGTTCATTGTCATGACACTCGATAACGGAAGTGCTGGGCTCTGCTTCATAGTTGCTTGCATGTGGAGGTTCAGAAATATTCCTATTTTTAACAGCTGACTCTGAAAGATCTTCATTTATCAAAGCTAATCTTTGTCTCTTAACAGAATACGCTTGGTTTAATGGGGGTGAACGGTTTTGTTGGCATTTAAATTTATGAGGTACAATTCCTTTCTTTAATCTTAGGTGAACTTTTACCCCTTGTTCTTTCATTATGCTATATTGGATATAATTTTCTGTATCCTCTTCAACCTGAAATCAAAACAATATTGGTAATCAAATCAGAAATGTTCACATGCCAAGTTCATTCTGACTTCACAGCATAAGGCAATCTTGTAATCTCATTTTAGAATTATAGAACTGCTCAAGGAAGCAGGGAggactaaataaaaaaaccggccaagtgcgagtcggactcgcgcacggagggttccgcaccatcaaataaaaatagagcaaaacaagcaaaaaaacagttacccatccaagtactgaccccgcccgacgttgcttaacttcggtcaaaaatcacgtttgttgtatgggagccccacttaaatctttattttattctgtttttagtatttgttgttatagcggcaacagaaatacatcatctgtgaaaatttcaactgtctagctatcacggttcgtgagatacagcctggtgacagacggacggacggacagcggagtcttagtaatagggtcccgtttttaccctttgggtacggaaccctaaaaactatgtggttaaatttacaaataaaaagtgATTTGGCCTTTTTGAGATTGTTGAATTATAAATCCACATAAAGTTGGCATCTGATAAAAATCATCATTATTACTTCAGCGGTTATTCCTATTCTTAAAACAACAAGATACTTGGGTAAGGTGGTAGTTAAGTAGTAACATAACAGGTACAGAAGGCAAACTTCTACTTTACCTAATAGTAAACTGGAGAATGTGCAGGGAATATAATGTAAGTGTACCTACCCACACAAACATCTAGTCATGTGGTCAGAAGCAGTGTTATTCAATTATTAGATTAAATAGACACCGTTATATATTCAGATTTTATATGCAGTGCAAATAACTAACTTGACATCAGGCCTAGGATCAAAATATTTGTGCGTTTGTGTTTGCGCCCCTACCCATAGGACCCACGCCCACATCTAAAGTCTATCTTGTCGAAGCGACACTACTTTATACATACAAGATTAAATACTTACGTTAAAGTGATCTTCACAACAATGATAAATGGTTGAGGGATTAAATTTTCCTCTTCATAAGTTTGGACACTTTGGACCATCGTTTGCGTAAGTACTTTCACATGTCTTGGCACGTCAAAAAAC
This portion of the Cydia amplana chromosome 7, ilCydAmpl1.1, whole genome shotgun sequence genome encodes:
- the LOC134649355 gene encoding UPF0415 protein C7orf25 homolog, coding for MEKLNSIEELLLLVDEKIKYGKELVLLLQPIQNIDGVMKLQRKIRQEMVFLKKLQKTRKVKLEQLSCSNLRHLGAMVDCALRPGVVAVCKIFHIDDESKLVIDVISDQGKTWTKVIARNPKSLSALSSGNASYGARSILDQAEDYLECAKLYPCMYQPPKVIFEFVSGIEESLAKKLKAIGVIVKGDILPDSSHAEEYDDSCPSQSSDDEDEMLEDSKPKTLQEMSQCIVEHPEITTLNLDVTAMMAYVSNMTNGHCHYQFKQEVLTQQCAWEAERPVKPILEKIFEGKRLVCCRTAWDDFAKIVETLGGDMERRRTADLKERVTVYPDDYAGEDDLPRQKLKVRGHVRLRSRIIFNFGHRIKAITVSANEGFVRAAHQQGVTYAAFIHESRALTEGKEPTATKLPS
- the LOC134649743 gene encoding zinc finger protein 726-like, which encodes MNFCKIFIKEEAEFLDEEVRVKEEPECQETAGLCGVSEAAELAGLYSDHIVKDELVLGPELPHQPDLECIKTEVSGKEWIFVEVCKEMRDNNTGLGDEEKRIHIGEKPFNCDICDKQFTQKGHLTVHKRAHTGVKPYSCEMCNKQFARSDHLVEHKRVHIGDKPFICEICNKQFTRKVHLTVHKRVHTGVKPYSCDMCDKQFARKVHLSEHKRVHTGDKPYSCDMCDRQFARSGHLSEHKRVHTGDKPFLCDICNKQFTRKTRLTDHKRVHNSTLTQQKLVHTRDKTFSCGMCDKQFSSKHTLTLHKVVHTDEKPFSCEICNKEFRHKCTLLRHKRIHTGEKPFSCEICNKVFRYTSTLLEHKRLHTDYKPFSCNMCDKQFSHKSNLARHKLIHTGDKH